From a region of the Pseudanabaena sp. ABRG5-3 genome:
- a CDS encoding carbon dioxide-concentrating mechanism protein, with product MSSSASQRIDLSGSALGMVSTISFPAIVGTADMMLKSATVRLVGYEKVGNGFCTAIIRGQITDVRMAVEAGAETAKEFGQLVSTIVIPRPYPNLEAILPISSRLSQLTDGRYSRLSNQAIGLLETRGFPAMVGAADMMLKSADVHLAGYETIGAGLCTAIIRGNVADVTIAIEAGMYEAERIGEFHTLMIIPRPLDDLEETLPTSEYWIETPVPVNIPMIALQEQERELVQLPNLEIAEVETISIGDR from the coding sequence ATGTCTAGTAGTGCATCTCAAAGAATTGATCTCTCAGGAAGTGCTTTGGGAATGGTCTCAACTATTAGTTTTCCCGCAATTGTTGGTACGGCTGACATGATGCTCAAATCTGCAACTGTACGGCTAGTCGGTTATGAAAAAGTCGGAAATGGATTTTGTACAGCGATTATCAGAGGTCAGATTACCGATGTGCGGATGGCAGTAGAAGCTGGAGCCGAAACTGCCAAAGAATTTGGACAATTAGTTTCTACGATCGTGATTCCGCGCCCCTATCCAAATTTGGAGGCAATTTTACCAATTAGTAGTCGTCTGAGTCAGTTAACCGATGGACGCTATAGTCGTCTGAGTAACCAAGCGATCGGGCTACTTGAAACCCGTGGATTTCCTGCCATGGTGGGGGCTGCCGATATGATGCTGAAATCAGCAGATGTCCATCTCGCTGGCTATGAAACCATTGGGGCAGGGTTATGCACAGCAATTATTCGGGGCAATGTCGCAGATGTGACGATCGCGATCGAAGCAGGTATGTATGAGGCTGAGCGCATCGGAGAATTCCATACCCTGATGATTATTCCTCGCCCCCTTGATGATCTCGAAGAAACATTACCAACTTCCGAATATTGGATTGAAACCCCTGTACCTGTAAATATTCCGATGATTGCTCTCCAAGAACAAGAGAGGGAATTAGTCCAATTACCAAACTTAGAGATTGCTGAAGTAGAAACTATTTCCATAGGCGATCGCTAG
- a CDS encoding diguanylate cyclase domain-containing protein gives MQLLEAIPKKEYILVVDDTPPNLQLLLTMLARKGYDAHGVPDGAAALSNAKEQLPDLVLLDINMPNINGFQVCQELKSSDRTRDVPVIFISARDEVLDKVQAFAVGGVDYITKPFQIAEVLARVENQLTLRRLQRQLQEQNERLKQEINSRIIAETLLQEANAKLERLVNLDGLTQLANRRCFDEYLEQEWQRLARERQPLSLIMCDIDFFKNYNDTYGHIAGDDCLRKVSHLIKQSVRRPADLAARYGGEEFVLVLPNTDIEGSMLVAEAIRNKLLELKLPHEDSAVSEFVTLSMGVTALIPKIDSQPSILLTSADYALYRAKELGRNQTYQIG, from the coding sequence ATGCAACTGCTTGAAGCCATCCCAAAGAAAGAGTACATCTTAGTTGTAGATGATACGCCTCCTAATCTACAACTGCTGTTAACCATGCTAGCCCGTAAAGGTTATGATGCTCATGGTGTACCCGATGGAGCAGCAGCATTGTCCAATGCCAAGGAGCAACTGCCTGATTTGGTTCTTTTAGATATTAATATGCCAAATATCAATGGGTTTCAGGTCTGTCAAGAGCTAAAGTCTAGCGATCGCACCCGCGATGTTCCTGTGATTTTCATTAGCGCTCGTGATGAGGTTTTAGATAAGGTACAAGCTTTTGCCGTTGGTGGGGTGGACTATATTACTAAGCCTTTTCAAATAGCAGAAGTGCTAGCAAGGGTTGAGAATCAGCTCACGTTGCGAAGGCTGCAAAGACAGCTACAAGAGCAAAATGAACGCCTCAAGCAAGAAATCAATAGTCGAATTATTGCGGAAACACTTCTACAAGAAGCTAATGCGAAATTAGAAAGATTAGTTAACTTAGATGGTTTAACACAGCTCGCCAATCGCAGATGTTTTGATGAATATCTCGAACAGGAATGGCAAAGATTGGCGCGGGAAAGACAACCTTTGTCTTTGATCATGTGTGATATTGATTTCTTTAAAAACTACAACGATACCTATGGGCATATTGCAGGGGATGATTGCTTACGCAAAGTTTCACATTTGATCAAACAATCGGTACGTCGTCCTGCGGATTTGGCAGCACGTTATGGAGGAGAAGAATTTGTCTTGGTATTGCCGAATACAGACATCGAAGGATCAATGCTAGTTGCAGAGGCAATTCGGAACAAGTTATTAGAGTTGAAACTGCCCCATGAAGATTCGGCTGTTAGTGAGTTTGTGACTTTGAGTATGGGGGTAACGGCTTTAATTCCGAAGATTGATTCGCAACCATCCATTTTGCTAACCTCCGCAGACTATGCGTTGTATCGTGCTAAAGAGCTAGGCAGAAATCAAACCTATCAGATCGGATAA
- a CDS encoding ATP-binding cassette domain-containing protein, with amino-acid sequence MQKVSATSEVLAKNGLISTDRVSYQTKFRTLLTNISVAIAQGSKTALIGATGSGKTTFLRMLNRLVDPSVGTITLSGKNIQDIPIQTLRRRVMLIPQEPSLLGMSVTEALSYPLRLQNLPTSEIAPRVQKWVEKLQIDHKLLNRSELELSLGQRQWIAIARALIMEPEVLLLDEPTSALDRGLSHLLLDILTELTRLPQPITVVMINHQLDLVQPWCDRLICLHQGELVQDAEAAEINWQEIDNLLRRNLPPEPDDWE; translated from the coding sequence ATGCAAAAGGTTTCAGCAACATCCGAGGTACTCGCCAAAAATGGGTTGATTTCCACCGATCGGGTGAGTTATCAAACTAAATTTCGCACACTTTTGACGAATATTTCGGTAGCGATCGCCCAAGGAAGCAAAACTGCGCTAATTGGCGCAACAGGATCAGGCAAAACCACATTCTTGAGGATGCTCAATCGTTTAGTTGATCCCTCCGTCGGCACAATTACTCTCAGTGGCAAAAACATTCAAGATATTCCCATTCAAACGCTGCGGCGACGAGTAATGCTCATACCACAGGAACCAAGCCTATTAGGAATGTCAGTTACAGAAGCCCTTAGCTATCCTTTGCGCTTACAAAACTTGCCAACTAGCGAAATTGCACCACGTGTCCAGAAATGGGTTGAGAAATTGCAAATCGATCACAAGTTACTCAATCGCTCAGAGCTAGAGCTATCCCTTGGTCAAAGACAATGGATTGCGATCGCCAGAGCTTTAATTATGGAGCCAGAGGTGCTTTTGCTAGATGAACCAACTTCAGCTTTAGATCGGGGTTTATCCCATTTGTTACTAGATATCTTGACAGAGTTAACTCGTTTACCCCAGCCTATAACCGTAGTGATGATTAATCATCAACTTGATCTAGTACAACCGTGGTGTGATCGGCTAATTTGCTTACATCAAGGTGAGCTAGTCCAAGATGCAGAAGCAGCAGAGATTAATTGGCAAGAAATTGATAATTTATTAAGGCGAAATCTGCCCCCCGAACCAGACGATTGGGAGTAA
- a CDS encoding FecR domain-containing protein has product MFLWNLLKSFSKTFGKDIPQAFYWTFPQGFPQGFWRLTFQPKRIAFFCVGLCIFALAMPQLAPVSAQSTQATVQEILDGNQVFIQNQQASINDVARAQQQVRTGNSRTALLFNTGAVARLSANSVLRIGQCAQLSRGTILVNGAINACSSGITTGVRGTTYLLEVDESGNQQVKVLEGEVVVKRNPKPLFDDSDKPNTKPTDKPTTTKSPTSNQVQKPNVSVPITVKNSPTPKPQATPSPVPNSSGNKPVDSNSQPAQATDEVVLKSGEKIEVAQTGDLGIIQKLTENEFVNLLQGNLFQGFTNQIPGINKVRDVFNGLFPNVNFPISIPGIPTPSIPIPSLPSFPF; this is encoded by the coding sequence ATGTTTTTATGGAATCTTCTAAAATCTTTTTCCAAAACTTTTGGAAAAGATATTCCACAGGCTTTTTATTGGACTTTTCCACAGGGTTTTCCACAGGGTTTCTGGAGACTGACTTTTCAACCAAAGCGAATTGCCTTTTTCTGTGTAGGACTATGTATTTTTGCATTAGCTATGCCCCAGTTAGCACCTGTATCCGCACAGTCTACGCAAGCAACTGTGCAGGAAATTCTGGACGGCAATCAGGTTTTTATCCAAAATCAGCAAGCCTCCATCAATGATGTCGCGAGAGCGCAGCAACAAGTTCGTACTGGGAATTCGCGGACGGCGCTTTTGTTTAATACAGGAGCTGTGGCAAGACTATCGGCAAATTCAGTATTGAGAATTGGGCAATGCGCCCAACTGAGCCGTGGCACGATTTTAGTTAATGGAGCAATCAATGCCTGTTCTTCAGGAATTACGACAGGAGTGAGGGGAACAACTTACTTATTGGAAGTAGATGAGTCAGGCAATCAACAGGTCAAGGTCTTAGAAGGTGAAGTAGTCGTAAAGCGTAATCCGAAACCTTTATTTGATGATAGTGATAAGCCGAATACAAAACCAACGGATAAGCCCACAACAACAAAATCACCTACATCCAATCAGGTGCAAAAACCTAATGTTAGTGTTCCAATTACAGTTAAGAACTCTCCGACACCTAAGCCCCAAGCTACTCCTTCTCCAGTTCCCAACAGTTCAGGGAATAAGCCAGTTGACTCCAACTCTCAACCTGCTCAGGCAACCGATGAAGTAGTTTTGAAGTCGGGAGAAAAGATTGAGGTGGCTCAAACTGGTGATTTGGGCATCATCCAAAAGCTCACTGAAAATGAGTTTGTCAATCTATTGCAAGGGAATTTATTCCAAGGTTTCACAAATCAAATCCCCGGAATTAATAAAGTTAGAGATGTCTTTAATGGTCTTTTCCCTAACGTGAATTTCCCAATCTCGATTCCCGGAATTCCTACACCTAGTATTCCTATTCCTAGTTTACCTAGCTTCCCATTCTAA
- a CDS encoding restriction endonuclease: MSYNRTFAELEKKAVKWWPKELEVKVAAESVIPKLIATQDRFISILKLSGDNPHQVFDVLQASGMSANLFLKHLVILADYGGELIKRLGREFTETFAIDPVTNRRVMRYVFRGKTEVYEFQVLPVNGLGNTKLDIDGVSITKVVPLSPLYKDLIMILLHGATSDVAHLAALEKCEIGVLLGDEIAIDKYVREKYLYVSRITTGANTNSLGQIAQTYVLETLRGFLTQDYQLIRNGSIILNGYDKSDGMPFDVVVERNGKKIGIEVSFQVTTNSVIERKSGQAENRFRLMNENGFWIAYVIDGAGNFQRASAIGTICNFSDCTVAYSQEEIAILANFIQEKLNN, from the coding sequence TTGAGTTATAACCGTACATTTGCAGAACTGGAGAAAAAAGCTGTCAAGTGGTGGCCGAAAGAGTTAGAAGTAAAGGTTGCCGCAGAGAGTGTTATTCCCAAGTTAATTGCAACCCAAGATCGATTTATTAGTATTCTGAAACTATCAGGCGACAATCCCCATCAGGTCTTTGATGTTTTACAAGCGTCGGGAATGTCGGCGAATCTGTTTCTAAAACATCTGGTTATTCTTGCTGACTATGGAGGAGAGCTAATTAAACGATTGGGGCGAGAGTTTACAGAAACTTTTGCAATTGATCCAGTTACAAATCGGCGAGTGATGCGGTATGTTTTTCGAGGAAAGACTGAAGTATATGAATTTCAAGTTTTACCTGTCAATGGATTGGGAAATACAAAGCTAGATATTGACGGTGTTTCAATTACTAAAGTAGTTCCGTTATCTCCATTGTACAAAGACCTAATTATGATTCTTTTGCATGGAGCAACTTCAGATGTTGCTCATCTAGCTGCCTTAGAGAAATGTGAAATTGGTGTTTTGCTGGGTGATGAGATAGCAATTGACAAGTATGTTCGTGAAAAATATTTGTATGTCAGTAGAATTACGACAGGAGCAAATACAAATAGTCTTGGTCAAATTGCTCAAACTTATGTATTAGAGACTTTACGAGGGTTTCTAACACAAGACTATCAATTAATCCGAAATGGTTCCATCATTCTAAATGGCTATGACAAGAGTGATGGAATGCCATTTGATGTAGTAGTCGAAAGGAATGGAAAGAAAATAGGTATAGAAGTTAGTTTCCAAGTGACGACCAATAGTGTGATTGAGCGTAAATCTGGACAAGCAGAAAATCGCTTTAGGTTGATGAATGAAAATGGATTTTGGATTGCCTATGTAATTGATGGTGCTGGCAACTTCCAGAGAGCGTCAGCTATTGGAACTATTTGCAATTTCAGTGATTGTACAGTTGCGTACTCGCAAGAAGAAATTGCAATTTTGGCAAACTTTATTCAAGAGAAATTAAATAATTAA
- a CDS encoding DNA cytosine methyltransferase, with translation MINFIDLFAGIGGMRLGFEQAMQELCLQTKCVLSSEIDKYAQETYELNYKEQPEGDIYSIKQFPKFDFLLAGFPCQPFSYAGKQKGFVDTRGTLFFEIEKLLSEYQPKAFLMENVRGLTSHDQGRTFKTIIDRLQNLNYGVSYLILNSSNFGIPQNRVRVYILGLYNQQPVLSLKSDLGATDSHEFKRSLSQLTLFDSFANANSTKVVADILEANPSTKYDCSQDFTARLLKFTENNPEKLHGYRLIDHRNGNSIHSWELGIKGECNDLEIEFMNELIANRRKKKFGTHQDGKKLNLDEIKTFFDHENLIGVISSLIDKGYLKEIEGRYNPVAGNMSFEVFKFLDPQSISITLVSSDAHKLGVVHNGRIRRITPRECARLQGFPDSFILHPKDTYAYRQLGNSVSVPVVREVILDLFNQVNVLSVA, from the coding sequence ATGATTAATTTTATTGATTTATTTGCTGGTATTGGTGGAATGCGTTTGGGCTTTGAGCAAGCGATGCAAGAGCTTTGCCTTCAAACTAAATGTGTATTATCTTCAGAAATAGATAAATATGCTCAAGAGACTTATGAGCTTAATTATAAAGAGCAGCCAGAGGGTGACATTTACAGTATTAAGCAATTCCCAAAATTCGACTTTTTACTTGCGGGGTTTCCTTGTCAGCCATTTTCCTATGCTGGTAAACAAAAAGGTTTTGTGGATACTAGAGGAACCTTGTTCTTTGAGATTGAGAAACTTTTAAGTGAATATCAACCAAAAGCATTTTTAATGGAAAATGTTCGAGGTTTAACCAGTCACGATCAAGGACGTACTTTTAAAACAATTATTGATCGATTACAAAATTTAAACTATGGGGTATCTTATCTAATTTTAAATAGTTCAAACTTTGGTATTCCTCAAAATCGTGTCCGCGTATATATCTTAGGACTATACAATCAACAGCCAGTTTTATCTCTGAAATCTGATTTGGGTGCGACTGATTCCCATGAATTTAAGCGATCGCTTAGTCAACTTACATTATTTGATTCGTTTGCTAATGCTAATAGTACTAAAGTTGTTGCTGATATTTTAGAAGCAAATCCAAGTACTAAGTATGATTGTTCTCAAGATTTTACAGCTAGATTGCTAAAATTTACAGAAAATAATCCAGAGAAACTGCATGGATATAGATTAATCGATCATCGCAATGGTAATTCAATTCATTCATGGGAATTGGGAATTAAAGGAGAATGTAATGATTTAGAAATTGAGTTTATGAATGAGTTGATCGCTAATAGGCGCAAGAAAAAATTTGGCACGCACCAAGACGGAAAAAAGCTCAATCTTGATGAAATTAAAACCTTTTTTGATCATGAAAATCTTATAGGGGTTATAAGTAGTTTGATTGATAAAGGTTATCTCAAAGAGATTGAAGGTAGATATAATCCTGTGGCTGGCAATATGTCCTTTGAAGTATTCAAGTTCCTAGATCCTCAAAGTATATCGATTACGCTTGTATCTAGTGATGCCCATAAGTTAGGTGTAGTCCATAATGGCAGAATAAGGAGAATTACGCCAAGGGAATGTGCGAGATTGCAAGGATTCCCAGATTCTTTTATCTTGCATCCTAAGGATACCTATGCTTATCGACAGTTAGGTAATTCGGTGTCAGTACCCGTAGTTAGAGAAGTGATCTTGGATCTGTTCAATCAAGTCAATGTTTTGAGTGTTGCATGA